One Triticum dicoccoides isolate Atlit2015 ecotype Zavitan chromosome 3B, WEW_v2.0, whole genome shotgun sequence genomic window, atcgtccggactgttattttCTCCGgtgacggtattgctgtttttactatggcgtggcttagagcggcgccgctgacgtcagcgctttggctgtgtctcaggaggtttatcctcgactgggttttcattgtcgccgttgttttctttgggtgtatccaccatgtatctgtcgtatgaggaggtggctgtccaacgccctatatgcggtggttcctgctcctctccggcatcgtcgtccataccgtcgatgtctttggaatcATAGTCGAGCATGTctattaagtcgtcgacagtggctatgaagtgggtggtgggtgggacacaaAAGTTCTtcattgtccgcttcccactcgagccggagatAGTTCGGCCGAGAATCtcccgacaaggagagggattttaatgagcttaacatgtcgccaaagggcgagtgctggaagatgtctgcggagctgaactccaagacttGCGCCCAGTCAGGTTCGCTGGGCGCGGATGCACACGGTCCCGAACCCATGGCCGgaaacgagtccgaggttccggtaaCACAAGCCCAGCtcaatgttgggtctgtgtgcggcttgaGCGCTGCTGAGTCTGCGACCTCCgaggcggggttaagcttcccatcTTCGGACGACGCAGTCCACTCTGGCTCTAGGGCCAGGGTGGTCACAGGCGTTATCTCCTGCATGTGGTCCGATGATGGATCTAGGTCACGTTCATTGTGGTGGCCGGGAATAGCCGTcattggctcgaatccgtcgaagatcaagtctccacggatatcgtccACAAAATTTAGGCTTCCGaatatgacctgatggccaggggcgtagtgcccaagggggtagggcgcgccttggaccctcgtggccacctcgttgcttccctgacgtccactccaagtctcctggattgagtttgtgccaaaaataactctcccaaaggtttcattccatttggactccgtttgatattccttttctgtgaaacactgaaataggcaaaaaaacaacaatttggactgggcctcctgttaataggttagtcccaaaaataatataaaagtgtatagtaaagcccattaaacatccaaaaaaggtaatataatagcatggaacaataaaaaattatagatacgttggagacgtatcatcctccaCCATCAGCTGATGGTTCTGCGCCACCAGCAAGTAACTCCCAGGCAACTAGTGGCCCTGCGGTGCATCCTGAAGGGCCTGCACAAGCCCCTTCTGGACCTAGGCAGCAGCAACCTACTTCTGCGCCACCACCGAGTAACACTCAGGCAACTAGTGGCCCTGCGGTGCGTCCTGATGAACCTGCACAAGCCCCTTCTGGACCTAGGCAACAGCGACCTACTTCTGCACCGCAGAGAAAAAAACGCACCAACACTAGCTGGTAACTCTATGAGTGAAGATGGACACCAACAAACAATGTTGAGGGCTGCAGCGATGCCCAAGGGGGCTATACCACTACCCAAGGGCCCTCCAGCACAAAGCTTGTGGCCTGTACAACAACTATCAGGatatgtgtgatacgtctccaacgtatctacttttccaaatactgttgcccttgttttggactctaacttgcatgctttgaatggaaataacccggactgatgctgttttcagcagaactaccatgatgttattttgtgcagaaataaaagttctcggaatgtcctggaaatccacggagaaacttttcagaattaataaaaaatattggtgacagaaatagcgtcagggggcccacaccctgtccacgagggtgggggcgcgccccctccccctgggcgcgccccctgccttgtggggcccctggacgtccaccgacctcaactccaactctatatatttgcttccacagagaaaaaaatcagggagaaagtttcatcgtgttttacaatacggagccgctgccaagccctaatctctctcgagagggctgatctggagtccgttcggggctccgaagagggggattcgtcgccgtcgtcatcatcaaccatcctccatcaccaatttcatgatgctcaccgccatgcgtgagtaattccatcgtaggcttgctggacggtgatgggttggatgtgatttatcatgtaatcaagttagttttgttaggttttgatccctagtatccactatgttctgagattgatgttgctatgactttgctatgcttaatgcttgtcactagggcccaagtgccatgatttcagatctgaacctattatgttttcatgaatatatgtgagttcttgatcctatcttgcaagtctatagtcacctattatgtgttatgatccgacaaccctgaagtgacaataatcgagatacttctcggtgatgacgtagtttgaggagttcatgtattcactatgtgttaatgctttggtctggtactctattaaaaggatgccttaatatcccttagtttccactaggaccccgctgccacgggagggtaggacaaaagatgtcatgcaagttcttttccataagcacgtatgactatattcagaatacatgcctacattacattgatgaactggaactagttctgtgtcaccctatgttataactattacatgaggaatcgcatctgacataattatccatcattgatccaatgcctacgagcttttcacatattgcgctttgcttatttacttttccgttgctactgtcacAATTACTaccaaactgctatcgttactttggccactgttaccattactatcatactactttgctactaaatactttgctgcagatactaagttatccaggtgtggttgaattgacaactcaacttctaatacttgagaatattctttggctccccttgtgtcgaatcaataaatttgggttgaatactctacccttgaaaactgttgtgattccctatacttgtgggttatcaagactgttttctggcgccgttgccggggagcatagctctattctttgagttacttgggatttatatctgctgatcactatgaggaacttgaaagacgaaagaactaagatttatccctcaactacgaggggaggtaaggaactgccatctagctctgtactagattctccttctgttataagtaagcttgcgacaactaaacctgcttctgctattaattctgatatgtcgcatattattgatgatgccacttctactatgcatgattcttatgatgaaagtacttctgtgcctgatactactgtgccattaggtgaatatctagatgaacaacttgctagggttagagagaatgaaattattgaagatgatattattgaagatagtgatgatgaaattattgagggttatgttatggatgaagaaactgctagagatcttcttgcttgcaatgatagatccgatcttaagaagttattagctaacactactaggaaaaacgctACCAGTAGCATAGTTTTTTTTGcataccagtagcgcgggcacccgcgctactgctacgacgcTACATCTAACTTTTAGCAGTAGTGGGTTTTTTACCCCGCGCTACAGCTGAAAAAGTTACTAGTAGCGTGCCCcccccccgcgctactgctatcacatACACACGCTACTAGTAATGAAATAGTAGTAGCGTTGGGTAAACTAccaacgctactagtatcctaTATACTAGTAGCGCCCAGTTTTTTTCCCATGCTACTACTAACCTATtatgaattaaaaaaataaaatcaacCAATTTCATTCCATCACACGGTTCCTCATTGTAACGACAACTCATGTATAATTCAAATCACACAGTGTTGTGCATAGCAACTTGGTAAGCAACTACCTAAGTAAGCTCTACTACTATTACACATCGGGCAGCCTCAACAGAACACACCTGACCGAAGGCAGCCACCATCGTGACTTGGGACGCCATCACGTCCCTCTCCCTAGCCCTCGGTTCCAGCTGGCCTGGGTCGATGTCGTCCTCGTGTCTTGCCACTAGCGGGCGGATGAAGCCATGTACAAATGCCCCGCACCCTGAAACCCGAACACCATTAAGATTCAGATTCAGAATTGGCCACATACCGAATCAAGTGTATCTGAATGTTGATCATCTCTCGGGCTCGGGGTGTCTGGCCGACTTCTTACCCATGTGTTGGGGTGCCAGAGGTAGAGGAGGAGTGAGGCGAATACATCGGCAACCACGCCACCGTCCAGTCCAAGAACCTCTTGACGATCATCGGTGTCGCCACCAGAACCCTGCAGCATTACCAACAGAGGTTTAGAAACTTCAGATTCTTTGGGAAGAATGACATGGAGAACAATGCGGTATATGTTGATGCCAATGTGCTACAAATTTTACATGTGCATATGTACTTTCGTGGAGCACACATGAATATAATAAAGTAAATGACTTAGAATGCCAACACTAGATGCACTAATATTGTATATAAGTAATTGTTAAAGCGAAATTAATGAAACACATTTACACTTGCTTGCACTTTGAGTAAGCATATGGATGGAGGAGTACCTGTAAAGTACATGATTACATTAACTTATCGCTTGAATCTTGGCTTTCATTGTTGGTAGACAAAAATAAGAAGCTAGATTGTGCAAAAAATTAGAAACAAGCAGTTCTGCTAACAAGTAATTCATGTGTTCCTTTATGCTATTCTCGAAAAGTAAACAGAGAACTGAATCCTGTAAATATACCTGACAATTGCCATCTCCGTTAACCTTGAGCTCAACCAGGCCATACAGCACCAACCTAAATAAGGCATCATATTGGAATAAAATGACAGACAATCAAAAAAGACCTACCACGGGGCACAGAGAGTATACAGAACATGTCTTCATGTATAGATTTATGGGATGACAAGTATACTACAGGGGTATTTACCTGTCAAGAAGTCTTCGGTGATCTGAAAAGGCTTCATCAAAAGAAGGAAATTTGTTTTAGGGACATGCTGCAGTAGCAAAGTGAATAAGTAGCAAAAACTTTAGACATAACAATGATCTTCAAGGCAACACATGCAAGTTAAAGTAAAACTCGTCAAAGAATGAGTTTCTTGATCATTGACGGAGAGTTAGAGATGCAGGTTCTGAACTTCTATTTTCTAGATTGATGAGTAACAAACTCATTATTAAATGCTAAAATGGGGCTTGCCTTAATatgggaagtaaagttgcaaaaaTATCACAAACaacagtaaaaatggaacatagctcagcatttgtattgataggaacaaacataaaatTGAACCATGGGTATCTACTAGGTAGACCGATAATTCTGCATTTAACATATTATCTGAACCGCAAATAATGTCCGGCATCCTTTAGTAATAACACAAGCATTTTTATGATTACTTAGCAAGAACTAGCAATTACAACTCCTCTGGATACAAAATAGAGGCACTTGTACTGAATTCAGCTTGTTATCATAAGTTTTTCTAAAAGGTTCATATAAAGTTTTCCAGTAATACTTATTAGAAAATTTATCAGTTGGAAAAGAGTATTAGAGTGGGATGATAACAACAGTTGCTTCCTGAACACTAATCAAAATAGTTGCTTCTTGGATACTAATTTCCCTGACACTGACTGAATCTGAAGAGGATACTTTGTTGCTGCAGCTAATTAACTTGCATTgacaatgacttctccaaaacagaATTCACAATTGATGTACTACTATGTGAAGGATACTATGTGCTGGTTCTGATTCTTCTAGTGAGATAAACGACGAGGCTTAGGTACTAATCAAACGCTGCCTTCTACTTGCAGACTTTTGGATTGACAAGCTCAGCAGTGACCTAAGCTGGCAATATTATCAACTCCAAAGCACATCACTAGCAAACTCAACATCATTATGTTATTCCATCCCAGATAAAGTTCACATGTTAACATTTCATCCCTCTGCAAGAGCTAAAGTGCAAGAAACCAGAGCATGGAAAACGAATGCACCAAATAGCATCCACACCTTATCCGTAGCCGTGATGACAGACGCAACATTGGACCTGGCGAAGTTCTGGAGCCCCGAAATGATCTGCAGGTGCAAAAGGCCAATCACTATCGTTAGAGCCCAGCAGCAACATTGCATAGTATCAAAGCAATgaaatttttattgctctacgcttCAACCCAGAGATGGCTTCTAGACTAGCACTACCCATCCAGCACACAGTTAATTCAGTACAAATAGTGCCGCGTGCATTGCAATCTTCTTCGGGGCTCGAACATGGACTGGAGCCCTCTACTTCTTCTACATAAGGTGGAGATGCACTGGCGTTTGTTTAGGAAAGGGGATTGAGTTAGGAGGGGATGACATGTCTGAATTTACTGTGTGCTGGTTAACTGAAGATTGGTAGTACTGCTGCGTGAGGACAGGGCGGATGGCTGACGATCTCAGGGCAGAACCACTGCTGTGCGAGGACGGTGGCGCGGTGGTCGGCCTCGCCGCCGACAGCCCCCGAGGCCTCGGCCATGGCGACCTGTGCGAGCTCCTCCTGCAGCGCGTGCGCGACGACCTCGTCGTCCTCGACTGCGTTGTCTCTGACCTCGGGGGCGGGGGCGGTTGTGGGCATGTCGTAGCCGTCAAGAAGGGCGCAGGCGCGCTGGGGCTTCACCGCCCCCGCGCCTCCGCTGCCAGCACCTACAGCGGCAGCGCCCTTTGTTCCGTCAGGTGATAGAGATGAAGGGGGCGGGTCGAGGAAGGGGAAAGAGACCGGCGGCACGCTCGCACCTAAGAGACGCGGGATCGCAGGTCGGAGAGGAGGCCGCCGACTGCGGCGGTGTTGCAGGCGTAGGCGTCGGAGCTCCGGTCAAGCGCGTCGGGCAGGACCGAGGAGGAGGCTGCCGCCGAGGAGCGgtaggctgcggcggcggcggcccgggtGTTGCCTGGATGGGGCCACCGTGCGGCCAGTCGACCAGGCATCTCCGGCAGAGGACGATGATGGACAGGCTGGTGGGGAGTGGAGTGAGCATTCCGTGTTAGAACTCTCGATCTAGATCGATCTGGCTTAGGGTGGGTGGCGTGAGAACGTGGATTTGACGGTTGGTGGCATAGATGCAGCACGGTGTGTCCCACCTAAGCTACAACTATCCATCTAGTAGTAGCGTATATTTTATACCCACACTATTATTATTGCCTGTTGAGTGGGTAGGATGGAAATCATTTAGTAGCAGCGCAAGTTTTttgttcccgcgctactactatgccaTACCAGTAGTGCGTTTTTTctgccgcgctactactaagtaccagTAGTGCGGGCCAAATAACCTACGCTACTACTAAACGTCTATCTATAgaggttttcctagtagtgtaaacttaaacagaaaactctgaatgctagaatgaaacatgaccctgcttttcctacttcacctatctttgttactgataaggattatgacatctctgttgatcctgaaataattgctTTGgtggaatctaatcctttttatggcaatgaatctgaaactgttgtggcacatcttactaagttgaatgatatagccagcctgttcactaatgatgagaagtcctgctattattatatccttaagatatttccgttctcattaaagggtgacgctaaaacttggtttaattctcttaatcctggttgtgtgcatagcccccaggatatgatttgttacttctctgctaaatatttccctgctcataagaaacaagctgtcttgagggaaatatataattttgtgtaaattgaagaagagagtctcccacaagcttgggggaggcttctccgattacttaatgctttgcctgatcatcctcttaagaaaaatgaaatacttgatatcttttataatggactaaccgatgcttccaaggaccatttggatagttgtgttggttgtgttttcagggaaagaccggtcgaccaagctgaattgttattgaataatatattgactaacgaaaataattggactcttcttgagccaattccggagccaattcctgagccaactcctgagcctattcctaaaccaactccgaagaagagaggtgttctatttctcagttccgaagatatgcaagaggcaaagaaatctatgaaagaaaaaggtattaaagctgaagatgttaagaatttacctcctattgaagaaatacatggtcttgatctaccacctattgaagaaacacatggtcttgataacccgacacaggtagtaaaggtaaattctctctatagatatgacaaagttgaaatcccgtctactaagtttcctagccaatgtttggatgaatttgatgactttatggctagacaagaaagttttagtgattatgttggtagagaattaaagagtaatgcttacatgattggatgcttgagtgattatatggctagagttaaaggtgaacttaaactcattagcaaatatgcttctatggtttccactcaattagaacaagcacttaaagctcaaagtgatttgctcgatgaattaaataataaaaatgattttgctgttagagtggctactagaactggtaagatgactcaggaacctttgtatcctgaaggccaccctaagagaattgagcaagattatcagaaaaacaatttagatgcacctagttcttctaaaaagaagaaaaagaaaatgataggactttgcatgcttctagtgaacccgttgtagacacacctgagaatcccaatgatatttctatctctgatgctgaaacacaatctggtgatgaacatgaacctagtgataatgttaaagataatgttcatgttgatgctcaacctagcaataataatgatgtagaaactgaacctgttgttgatcttgataacccacaatcaaagaatcaacgttatgataagtgagattttgttgctaggaagcatggtaaagaaagagaa contains:
- the LOC119280569 gene encoding uncharacterized protein LOC119280569, yielding MQCCCWALTIVIGLLHLQIISGLQNFARSNVASVITATDKHVPKTNFLLLMKPFQITEDFLTGWCCMAWLSSRLTEMAIVRVLVATPMIVKRFLDWTVAWLPMYSPHSSSTSGTPTHGVRGICTWLHPPASGKTRGRHRPRPAGTEG